From Chryseobacterium sp. IHB B 17019, one genomic window encodes:
- a CDS encoding GNAT family N-acetyltransferase: MKLIKATENDIPLIQDLARRSWVSAYAGIISNEQIDYMLREMYSKEEISNHLENPNYHYYLIFDENNDSFEGFIGYEHGYEEGTTKLHRIYLVPESKGKGFGKRALDFLKEKVSESMDQRIILNVNKVNIAKNFYESQGFTIYNEVVLNIGNGFVMDDYLMEFLIHK; this comes from the coding sequence ATGAAATTAATAAAAGCTACAGAAAATGATATTCCTTTGATTCAGGACTTGGCGAGAAGATCATGGGTGAGTGCATATGCGGGAATTATTTCCAATGAACAAATCGATTATATGTTGAGAGAGATGTATTCGAAAGAAGAAATTTCAAATCATCTGGAGAATCCAAATTATCATTATTATTTAATTTTTGATGAGAATAATGATTCTTTCGAAGGTTTCATCGGGTATGAACATGGATATGAGGAAGGAACAACAAAACTACACCGGATTTATCTCGTTCCGGAAAGTAAAGGAAAAGGTTTCGGCAAAAGGGCGCTTGATTTTTTGAAAGAAAAAGTTTCGGAAAGCATGGATCAGAGGATTATCTTAAATGTAAACAAAGTGAACATTGCGAAAAATTTTTATGAATCTCAGGGATTTACAATATATAATGAAGTGGTTTTAAATATTGGTAATGGTTTTGTAATGGATGATTATCTTATGGAGTTTTTAATTCACAAATAA
- a CDS encoding bifunctional metallophosphatase/5'-nucleotidase, giving the protein MDRKKFLKAIGSGTLAMALAPNMIMAEELKILDLKSENKLTILHTNDQHSRIEPFDASYTKNPNQGGFARRATLIQQIRNQESNVLLLDSGDIFQGTPYFNFFGGELEFKLMSMMKYDASTMGNHDFDNGLDGFLNVLPNAKFPFICSNYDFKNTILDGKTSQYKIFNKNGIKVGIFGVGIQLEGLVGKKQYGETVYSDPIDVAQHYSNYLKNEQKCDLVICLSHIGYDYKDEPNKVSDKILASKTENIDLILGGHTHTFLPEPQTYQNRQGKNVLVNQVGWAGLLLGRIDFFFDSNKNVKRISWNNQAIDSSIIA; this is encoded by the coding sequence ATGGATAGAAAAAAGTTTTTAAAAGCAATAGGTAGCGGAACTTTAGCAATGGCTTTAGCTCCGAATATGATAATGGCGGAAGAGCTGAAAATTCTTGATTTAAAATCCGAAAATAAGCTTACAATTCTTCATACCAACGACCAGCACAGCAGAATAGAACCTTTTGATGCAAGTTATACCAAAAATCCCAATCAGGGTGGTTTTGCGAGAAGGGCAACCTTAATTCAACAAATCAGAAATCAGGAATCAAATGTTTTGCTTCTTGATTCAGGTGATATTTTCCAGGGAACTCCTTATTTTAATTTTTTTGGAGGTGAACTGGAGTTTAAATTAATGTCCATGATGAAGTACGACGCTTCTACCATGGGAAATCATGATTTTGATAACGGATTAGATGGATTTTTAAATGTTTTACCGAATGCAAAATTCCCTTTTATCTGTTCGAATTATGATTTTAAAAATACAATTCTCGACGGAAAAACTTCCCAATACAAGATTTTTAATAAAAACGGGATTAAAGTCGGGATTTTCGGAGTGGGAATTCAATTGGAGGGATTGGTTGGTAAAAAGCAATACGGCGAAACCGTTTATTCTGACCCAATTGATGTTGCCCAACATTATTCAAACTACCTGAAAAACGAACAAAAATGTGATCTTGTGATCTGCCTTTCACACATCGGCTATGATTACAAGGATGAGCCCAATAAAGTAAGCGATAAAATTTTAGCCTCAAAAACGGAAAATATTGATCTTATTTTAGGAGGTCACACCCATACTTTCTTACCAGAACCTCAGACTTATCAAAATAGACAAGGCAAAAATGTTCTGGTAAACCAGGTTGGATGGGCCGGACTTCTTTTGGGCAGAATAGATTTCTTCTTTGATTCAAATAAAAACGTAAAACGTATTTCCTGGAACAATCAGGCAATAGACAGCAGCATAATAGCATAA
- the dapA gene encoding 4-hydroxy-tetrahydrodipicolinate synthase → MSILKGVGVALITPFNEDLSVDFDSLTKLVEYNIENGTNYLVVLGTTAEAATLSDEEKKQVVDHIIKVNNKRLPLVLGIGGNNTLEVKKQIEETDLSAFEAVLSVSPYYNKPNQEGLYQHYKMLASTGKNIIIYNVPSRTGQNVEAETTLRLAKEFPNLFLIKEASPNILQYFDILRKKPEGFNLVSGDDEFTLPVTLAGGNGVISVIGQGYPKEFSTMVQLAFDGKVKEAYEIHNKLVEITRLIFAEGNPCGIKVVLAEKGIIKNYLRLPLVPASEGLHAKIKAEMANI, encoded by the coding sequence ATGAGCATTTTAAAAGGAGTAGGTGTGGCATTGATTACACCCTTTAATGAAGATTTATCCGTTGATTTCGATAGTTTGACGAAACTTGTTGAGTACAATATTGAAAACGGAACCAATTATTTAGTTGTTTTGGGAACTACGGCAGAGGCTGCAACGCTTTCTGACGAGGAGAAGAAACAGGTGGTAGATCATATCATTAAGGTAAATAATAAACGCTTGCCTTTGGTGCTGGGAATTGGTGGAAATAATACGCTTGAAGTTAAGAAACAGATTGAAGAAACGGATTTATCAGCTTTTGAAGCGGTACTTTCCGTATCTCCATATTACAATAAACCTAATCAGGAAGGGCTTTATCAGCATTATAAAATGCTGGCTTCTACAGGAAAAAATATTATTATTTATAATGTTCCTTCAAGAACGGGACAAAATGTTGAGGCAGAAACCACTTTACGTTTAGCAAAAGAATTCCCTAATTTATTCTTAATTAAAGAAGCTTCACCAAATATTTTACAGTATTTTGATATTTTAAGAAAAAAACCGGAAGGATTTAATTTGGTTTCGGGAGACGATGAATTTACACTTCCTGTAACTTTGGCGGGCGGAAACGGAGTAATTTCTGTGATCGGGCAAGGGTATCCGAAAGAATTTTCTACCATGGTTCAGTTGGCATTTGACGGAAAAGTGAAAGAAGCGTATGAAATCCACAATAAATTGGTTGAAATCACAAGATTGATTTTTGCTGAAGGAAATCCTTGCGGAATCAAGGTTGTTTTAGCGGAAAAAGGAATTATTAAAAACTATTTGAGACTTCCCCTGGTTCCTGCTTCAGAAGGGCTTCATGCAAAAATTAAAGCTGAGATGGCGAACATTTAG
- a CDS encoding 5'-nucleotidase C-terminal domain-containing protein, with the protein MKNKFLLLGIVLATLSACKTASPLQVANVQTQKNISINNELKNDEEFVKIIEPYKQKLDKEMNQKISHTNVDLTKQGDNSNLGNLLADYTFDGADEWAKKNLQKNIDAALINIGGIRTTIGKGDILLKSVFEVMPFENEVIIVKMKGSDLQGLFDYYAKTQVNNPVSHLYIETNNGQLTKSLINGKEVNPTQDYYIATSDYLALGGDNMKFFAKGEAISTGIKLRNLFIDYFKKNPEVVANTDVRLNFIGKK; encoded by the coding sequence ATGAAGAATAAATTCTTGTTACTAGGAATTGTTTTGGCTACACTTTCCGCTTGTAAGACGGCTTCTCCGTTACAAGTGGCAAATGTGCAGACCCAGAAGAATATTTCTATTAATAATGAGCTTAAAAATGATGAGGAGTTTGTAAAAATTATTGAACCTTATAAGCAAAAATTGGATAAAGAGATGAATCAGAAGATCTCCCACACCAATGTAGACCTTACAAAACAAGGCGACAATAGTAATTTGGGCAACCTTTTAGCAGATTACACGTTCGATGGAGCTGATGAATGGGCGAAAAAAAATCTTCAAAAAAATATCGATGCTGCGTTGATCAATATCGGAGGAATCCGAACAACGATCGGGAAAGGCGATATTTTACTAAAAAGTGTATTTGAAGTAATGCCTTTTGAAAATGAAGTGATTATCGTAAAAATGAAAGGATCAGATTTACAAGGGCTTTTTGATTATTATGCAAAAACTCAGGTGAATAATCCTGTTTCTCATTTATACATTGAAACCAATAACGGGCAATTAACAAAGTCTTTAATCAACGGAAAAGAAGTAAATCCGACCCAGGATTACTACATTGCAACCTCAGATTATCTGGCTTTGGGCGGTGACAATATGAAATTTTTCGCAAAAGGAGAAGCAATTTCAACAGGAATTAAATTAAGAAATCTTTTCATCGATTATTTTAAGAAAAATCCTGAAGTTGTGGCCAATACGGATGTTCGTTTAAACTTTATCGGTAAGAAGTAA
- a CDS encoding thioredoxin family protein: MKKIISLILLFCVSFSFAQVKWMTLEEALKAQKETPKKILIDFYADWCGPCKIMDKKTYGHQVIADILNQNYYPVKFNAEEKNSIDVFGRTFSNANTEQKKGRNSLHEFTEYMNVGAVPSTVFLDESGGPITILQGELSAKELEPYLELISKNLFKKIRSREQWEDYQKKFKSKIKN; encoded by the coding sequence ATGAAGAAAATTATAAGCCTAATTCTATTATTTTGTGTAAGCTTTAGCTTTGCGCAGGTAAAATGGATGACGCTCGAAGAAGCCTTAAAAGCTCAAAAAGAAACTCCCAAAAAGATACTGATCGATTTCTATGCAGACTGGTGTGGTCCTTGTAAAATCATGGATAAGAAAACATACGGGCATCAGGTAATTGCTGATATTCTGAATCAAAATTATTATCCAGTAAAATTCAATGCGGAAGAAAAAAATTCTATTGATGTTTTCGGAAGAACGTTTTCAAATGCCAATACAGAACAAAAGAAAGGAAGAAATTCTCTACACGAATTTACAGAATACATGAATGTAGGAGCGGTTCCAAGCACTGTTTTTCTGGATGAAAGTGGCGGGCCGATCACTATTTTACAAGGTGAATTATCAGCAAAAGAATTAGAACCTTATTTAGAGTTGATTTCAAAAAATCTTTTCAAAAAAATCCGCTCGAGGGAACAATGGGAAGATTATCAGAAAAAATTTAAATCTAAAATAAAAAATTAA
- a CDS encoding peptide MFS transporter, with protein sequence MSLTLDEIQNFKGKYPKQIWSLFFSEMWERFCFYGMRGMLVFFMISQLNFHEKEANLQYGATQAFVYAFTFIGGLFADKILGFRKSLFWGGLLMIVGSLILATDPHKFFFLGIAFTVVGTGFFKPNISSMVGQLYKPNDSRADAGFSLFYAGINLGALLGGYLCIAIGKGELLGHVIPEAIRWNIAFGLAAIVMVISLINFVFTQKSLGTIGLQPGHPLNEIKSAPIEKWKEYGVYILSLIFVPIIMIMVAKTAYTDYFMYTIGPLTLLYLFYEMSKVTPSERKKLWAALVFILFSILFWGIYEQSGGSLSIFAAKNLNKDLLGLDPNGVNNSGGAFFIIFLAPLIGLLWIWLNKRKIEPNTIIKFGLGFIFLGLGYYVLFATRLFVDLAGVTSLNFFTLALLVITLGELCLSPIGLSIMTKLSTKNLQGMMMGMWFLASAYGQYVAGIIGAGLATAKEGSTNYDAFITYTNGYKQLGLYAVIAGVVLILISPYVKKLMQDVK encoded by the coding sequence ATGAGCTTAACTTTAGACGAAATACAAAATTTTAAAGGAAAATACCCAAAACAAATCTGGAGCCTTTTCTTTTCCGAAATGTGGGAACGATTCTGTTTCTACGGAATGCGCGGAATGTTGGTTTTCTTCATGATTTCCCAACTTAATTTCCATGAAAAAGAAGCTAATCTTCAATACGGCGCGACACAGGCTTTTGTGTATGCTTTCACCTTTATCGGAGGGCTTTTTGCAGATAAGATATTAGGATTCAGAAAGTCGCTTTTCTGGGGTGGACTTTTAATGATTGTAGGAAGTTTAATTTTAGCAACAGATCCACATAAATTCTTTTTCTTAGGAATCGCATTTACGGTTGTGGGGACAGGTTTTTTCAAACCCAATATCTCCTCAATGGTTGGGCAATTGTACAAACCAAATGATTCAAGAGCAGATGCCGGATTTTCACTATTCTATGCAGGGATCAACCTTGGAGCCTTGCTTGGTGGATATTTATGTATCGCAATAGGAAAAGGAGAACTTTTAGGCCATGTAATTCCGGAAGCAATAAGATGGAATATTGCATTCGGGTTGGCTGCAATTGTAATGGTCATAAGTTTGATTAATTTCGTTTTTACCCAAAAAAGTTTAGGAACAATCGGACTTCAGCCGGGGCATCCTTTAAATGAAATAAAATCTGCACCTATCGAAAAATGGAAGGAATATGGAGTATATATCTTATCATTAATTTTCGTTCCGATCATCATGATCATGGTTGCTAAAACAGCATATACAGATTATTTTATGTATACAATCGGTCCGCTTACCCTTCTTTACCTTTTCTATGAAATGTCAAAAGTAACACCTTCCGAACGTAAGAAACTGTGGGCGGCATTGGTTTTTATCTTATTCTCAATTTTATTCTGGGGAATTTATGAGCAAAGTGGAGGTTCGTTAAGTATTTTTGCAGCGAAAAATTTAAATAAAGACCTTCTTGGCCTAGATCCGAATGGAGTTAATAATTCCGGGGGAGCATTTTTCATTATTTTCCTGGCTCCATTAATCGGATTGCTTTGGATTTGGTTAAATAAAAGAAAAATCGAGCCTAATACCATTATAAAATTCGGGTTAGGATTTATCTTTCTTGGACTTGGATATTACGTCCTATTCGCAACAAGGCTGTTTGTAGACCTTGCAGGAGTTACTTCACTTAATTTCTTCACCCTTGCTTTATTGGTCATTACGTTGGGAGAACTTTGCCTTTCACCCATCGGATTATCGATTATGACTAAGCTTTCCACAAAAAACCTTCAGGGGATGATGATGGGAATGTGGTTTCTGGCCTCGGCTTACGGACAATATGTGGCCGGAATTATCGGTGCAGGACTTGCAACAGCAAAAGAAGGCTCTACCAACTATGATGCTTTTATCACTTATACTAATGGATATAAACAATTGGGATTATACGCTGTAATTGCCGGAGTGGTATTAATTTTGATATCACCGTACGTGAAAAAATTAATGCAAGATGTAAAATAA
- the recG gene encoding ATP-dependent DNA helicase RecG — MTLETSIEYVKGIGPEKAKLIRNVLGVSTVEDLLNFYPIRYLDKSKVHKVSQLAGVTTDVQLKGKITSVQEIQTGKIKRLSAKFNDDTGSMDLVWFQYSKWMKEQLPINREIYIFGKINVFNNQFSMPHPEIEIEEKKDADNRLKPIYPSSEKLTKRGLNQKFFQTVLRNICKEIPNLIQENLPEYMMKSFKFLSRQHTYLNIHFPKDMGHFERANYRLKFEESFFFQLGYGLKKLHQKSHSIGNPFPIVGDYFNDFYKNHLPFDLTGAQKRVLKEIRLDMKKPIQMNRLLQGDVGSGKTMVALLTMLIAKDNGFQSCMMAPTEILAQQHYNGIKDLLKDTEVNVRLLTGSTKASERKIIHQELENGELSILVGTHAVLEDKVKFKNLGLAIIDEQHRFGVVQRAKLWAKNKIPPHILVMTATPIPRTLAMSFYSDLDVSVIDEMPVGRKPIITAHRREKDRAYVYNFCREEIQKGRQAYFVYPLIEESETLDYKNLMEGLENVMDNFSHYNVTMLHGKMKPDEKDAAMQYFASGKAEIMVATTVIEVGVNVPNASVMVIESAERFGLSQLHQLRGRVGRGAEQSYCILMTSDKLSSDSRTRIKTMTETNDGFKISEVDMQLRGPGDILGTQQSGIVDFKRLDLVNDSAIIKATKKTVEKILETDPLLTHIDNLVMKNYYLRNYKGKNKWSKIS, encoded by the coding sequence ATGACACTAGAAACTTCCATAGAATACGTCAAAGGGATCGGTCCCGAAAAAGCCAAGCTCATCAGAAATGTGCTGGGAGTTTCCACTGTAGAAGATCTTTTGAACTTCTACCCTATCCGTTATCTTGATAAAAGTAAGGTTCACAAGGTTTCACAATTGGCGGGGGTAACTACTGATGTTCAGTTAAAGGGAAAAATCACAAGCGTACAGGAAATTCAAACCGGGAAAATAAAAAGGCTTTCTGCGAAGTTTAATGATGATACAGGTTCAATGGATCTGGTCTGGTTCCAGTATTCGAAATGGATGAAGGAACAGCTCCCGATTAACCGTGAGATCTATATTTTCGGTAAGATCAATGTTTTTAACAATCAATTTTCTATGCCACATCCGGAAATAGAAATTGAGGAGAAAAAAGATGCTGATAATCGTTTAAAACCAATTTATCCAAGCTCAGAAAAATTAACTAAAAGAGGTTTAAATCAAAAATTCTTTCAGACAGTTTTAAGAAATATCTGTAAAGAAATTCCCAATCTTATTCAGGAAAATCTTCCGGAATATATGATGAAATCCTTTAAATTTTTATCAAGGCAGCATACCTATCTTAATATCCATTTTCCAAAAGATATGGGACATTTTGAGAGGGCAAATTATAGATTAAAATTTGAAGAATCCTTCTTTTTTCAATTAGGATATGGCTTAAAAAAACTTCATCAAAAAAGTCATTCCATAGGAAATCCTTTTCCGATTGTAGGTGATTATTTTAATGATTTTTATAAAAACCATTTACCATTTGATTTAACGGGGGCTCAAAAAAGAGTCTTAAAAGAAATCCGTCTGGATATGAAAAAACCGATCCAGATGAACAGGCTTCTGCAGGGAGATGTGGGTTCTGGAAAAACCATGGTTGCCTTATTGACGATGCTTATTGCAAAAGATAACGGCTTCCAAAGCTGTATGATGGCTCCAACGGAAATTCTCGCCCAACAGCATTATAACGGAATCAAAGATCTATTAAAAGACACTGAAGTCAATGTCAGATTGTTGACAGGTTCCACAAAAGCATCCGAACGGAAAATTATTCATCAGGAACTTGAAAACGGTGAACTTTCTATTTTAGTAGGAACCCATGCCGTTTTGGAAGATAAAGTAAAATTTAAAAACCTTGGTTTAGCTATTATTGATGAGCAACACCGATTTGGCGTTGTACAAAGAGCAAAACTTTGGGCAAAAAATAAAATTCCTCCCCATATTCTGGTAATGACCGCCACTCCCATTCCGAGAACGCTGGCTATGAGCTTTTATTCTGACCTTGATGTTTCTGTGATTGATGAGATGCCGGTGGGAAGAAAACCTATTATCACAGCTCACAGACGCGAAAAAGACAGGGCTTATGTCTATAATTTTTGCCGTGAGGAAATCCAAAAAGGAAGACAGGCTTATTTTGTTTATCCTTTAATTGAAGAATCCGAAACATTGGATTATAAAAATCTAATGGAAGGCCTTGAAAATGTGATGGATAATTTCTCACATTACAACGTAACCATGCTTCACGGGAAAATGAAGCCCGATGAAAAAGATGCTGCTATGCAATATTTTGCGTCGGGAAAAGCGGAAATTATGGTGGCAACAACAGTGATTGAAGTGGGCGTAAATGTTCCGAACGCTTCTGTAATGGTGATTGAAAGTGCTGAAAGGTTTGGCCTTTCGCAGCTCCACCAGCTTCGTGGACGTGTAGGTCGTGGCGCGGAGCAAAGTTACTGTATCTTAATGACTTCCGACAAATTATCATCCGACAGCAGAACGCGAATTAAGACGATGACGGAAACCAATGACGGCTTCAAAATTTCAGAGGTTGATATGCAATTGCGTGGTCCCGGAGATATTCTTGGTACGCAGCAAAGCGGTATTGTCGATTTCAAAAGGCTTGATCTTGTAAACGATTCTGCTATTATAAAAGCTACGAAAAAAACGGTTGAGAAAATCCTTGAAACAGATCCTTTACTCACACATATTGACAATCTGGTGATGAAAAATTATTATCTGAGAAATTATAAAGGCAAAAACAAGTGGAGTAAGATTTCATAA
- a CDS encoding peptide MFS transporter: MDNTEALNPKQDEFVEKGNSRHPKGLWVLFGTEMWERFNFYGMRALLTLFMVNSLLIKEADAAIIYGGFLALCYLTPLLGGFIADKYIGNRNAILIGGSLMAIGQFLLFISASTFSGSLDSAKMIMWLALFVIIFGNGFFKPNISSMVGSLYPKQEKSKLDSAFTIFYMGINIGAFLGQFICPYLGDVKDSATGVRDIFAFKWGFLAASIAMIIGTITFFILKNKYVVTPEGRPIGGLPKHNTSADFEEGETQTAKFSGQSLGITGLIFVALFFAFRYLLVGQFGFNSVEMGQLIKGIIYPFIYAAGISLAFLIMTSAENKVERQRIWVIYIVSFFIIFFWAAFEQAGSSLTFIADNQTDRNIFGWNMPPSMVQIFNGIFVVMLAVPFSLCWDKLREKGKEPVSPLKQAIGLALIALSYFIIAHNVKDLGNSGLLAIKWLMLLYFIQTCGELCLSPIGLSLVGKLAPRRFASLLYGVFFISNAAGYALAGSLGALIPATGDKFKKAQEIGVNLQDVLDKKVTLTADQAVAFEKAQLPLANPTFAGFEIHNLFEFFMVFVVLCGIAAVILALISPILKKMMHGVN, translated from the coding sequence ATGGATAATACTGAAGCATTAAATCCAAAACAGGATGAATTTGTAGAGAAAGGCAATTCCAGACATCCAAAAGGATTATGGGTACTTTTCGGAACAGAAATGTGGGAGCGTTTCAACTTTTATGGGATGAGAGCACTTTTGACGCTCTTTATGGTAAATTCCTTACTAATAAAAGAAGCTGATGCAGCGATCATCTATGGTGGATTCTTAGCTTTATGTTATTTAACTCCACTTTTAGGAGGTTTTATTGCCGATAAATACATCGGAAACAGAAATGCCATTTTAATCGGTGGATCTTTAATGGCAATCGGCCAGTTCTTATTATTCATCAGTGCTTCTACTTTTTCAGGAAGCCTTGATAGTGCTAAAATGATCATGTGGCTTGCTTTATTCGTTATTATTTTCGGTAACGGATTCTTCAAACCAAACATTTCCTCGATGGTGGGAAGCCTTTATCCAAAGCAGGAAAAATCAAAATTAGACTCTGCGTTTACGATTTTCTATATGGGGATCAACATCGGGGCGTTTTTAGGGCAATTTATCTGCCCGTACCTTGGTGACGTAAAAGATTCTGCAACAGGAGTGAGAGATATTTTCGCTTTCAAATGGGGATTCCTTGCAGCTTCTATCGCGATGATCATTGGGACCATAACATTCTTTATTCTTAAAAACAAATATGTAGTAACACCGGAAGGAAGACCTATCGGTGGTTTACCAAAACATAATACCAGTGCAGATTTTGAAGAAGGTGAAACTCAGACAGCAAAATTCTCAGGACAATCTTTAGGGATTACGGGGCTTATCTTTGTTGCCTTATTCTTCGCTTTCAGATATTTATTGGTGGGACAATTCGGATTTAATTCTGTTGAAATGGGTCAGCTAATCAAAGGAATTATTTATCCTTTCATTTATGCAGCCGGTATTTCTTTGGCATTCCTGATCATGACTTCTGCCGAAAATAAAGTGGAAAGACAGAGAATCTGGGTAATTTATATCGTATCATTCTTCATTATCTTCTTCTGGGCAGCTTTCGAGCAGGCAGGATCTTCATTAACGTTTATTGCAGACAACCAAACTGACAGAAACATCTTCGGATGGAATATGCCACCTTCAATGGTGCAGATTTTCAACGGAATTTTCGTTGTTATGCTGGCTGTTCCTTTCAGTTTATGTTGGGATAAATTAAGAGAAAAAGGAAAAGAACCGGTTTCACCACTAAAACAGGCTATCGGTCTGGCTTTAATTGCTTTAAGTTATTTCATCATCGCACACAACGTAAAAGATCTTGGAAACTCAGGATTATTGGCTATCAAATGGTTAATGCTACTATATTTCATCCAGACTTGTGGTGAGCTTTGCTTATCTCCAATCGGTTTATCATTGGTTGGTAAACTGGCTCCTAGAAGATTTGCATCTTTACTATATGGAGTTTTCTTTATTTCCAATGCGGCAGGATATGCTTTGGCAGGTTCGTTAGGAGCATTGATTCCTGCAACGGGTGATAAGTTTAAAAAAGCACAGGAGATCGGAGTAAATCTTCAGGATGTTTTAGATAAAAAAGTAACTTTAACGGCTGATCAGGCAGTGGCTTTTGAAAAGGCTCAATTACCTTTGGCTAACCCTACTTTTGCAGGATTTGAAATTCATAATTTATTCGAATTCTTCATGGTTTTCGTTGTACTTTGTGGTATTGCTGCTGTTATTTTAGCTTTAATTTCTCCAATTTTAAAGAAAATGATGCACGGTGTAAACTAG
- a CDS encoding response regulator: MNREYLNVILVDNGEENRILFKKVFKDLKVGIKIQIFGNGENLMDYLNSEEAQIPEILFMEKEIPKKNSLEYIEEIKTDFRFDNMVIAIYSDHFSTAEEEEIFVNGANIVMKKPDNYDNLKKVVAEIVTLNWQYHTSGLNKNNFIMKV, translated from the coding sequence ATGAATAGGGAATATCTAAATGTAATTCTGGTTGATAATGGTGAGGAAAACCGGATTCTTTTTAAAAAGGTATTTAAAGATTTAAAAGTAGGAATTAAGATCCAGATTTTCGGTAATGGAGAAAATCTGATGGATTATCTGAACAGTGAAGAGGCTCAGATTCCAGAAATTTTATTCATGGAAAAAGAGATTCCAAAGAAAAACAGCCTGGAATACATCGAAGAAATTAAAACAGATTTTAGGTTTGACAATATGGTGATTGCTATTTATTCTGATCATTTTTCGACAGCTGAAGAAGAGGAGATTTTTGTAAATGGGGCTAATATTGTTATGAAAAAGCCCGACAATTATGATAATCTGAAGAAAGTTGTGGCAGAAATAGTTACCCTCAACTGGCAGTATCATACCTCAGGTTTGAATAAAAATAATTTTATCATGAAAGTGTGA
- a CDS encoding helix-turn-helix domain-containing protein, whose translation MKMYVKFDFNALCKKVLDEKLKEHGLKYRLLNFGEVEFYESFTQEQHKNFKKNLEDYGIEIIESQKTALVQKIKDVIVELVFSDEVIPVKASIYIAEKLNHSYGYLSNLFSEVTYTSIENFIIIQKIEYAKELIISNKQSLTEIAHRLNYSSVAHLSTQFKNTTGITPSQFQKIVTKRRKAQSMISNIKMQYE comes from the coding sequence ATGAAAATGTATGTAAAATTTGATTTCAATGCTCTCTGTAAAAAAGTGTTGGATGAAAAGCTTAAAGAACACGGTTTGAAGTACCGGTTGCTGAATTTTGGGGAGGTTGAGTTTTACGAATCATTTACTCAGGAACAGCACAAAAATTTTAAGAAAAACCTTGAAGATTACGGAATAGAGATTATCGAAAGCCAGAAAACAGCTTTAGTTCAAAAGATCAAAGATGTTATTGTGGAGCTGGTTTTTTCTGATGAGGTAATTCCGGTGAAAGCTTCAATTTATATCGCAGAAAAACTTAATCATAGCTATGGTTATCTGTCGAATCTGTTTTCGGAGGTTACTTATACTTCGATAGAAAATTTTATCATTATTCAGAAAATCGAGTATGCGAAGGAATTGATAATCAGTAATAAGCAAAGTCTTACGGAGATTGCCCACAGACTCAATTATTCAAGTGTTGCCCATCTGAGCACTCAATTTAAAAATACTACAGGGATTACGCCCTCTCAATTTCAAAAAATTGTAACCAAGAGAAGAAAGGCTCAAAGTATGATCAGTAATATTAAGATGCAGTATGAATAG